The following proteins are co-located in the Camelina sativa cultivar DH55 chromosome 12, Cs, whole genome shotgun sequence genome:
- the LOC104730749 gene encoding probable LRR receptor-like serine/threonine-protein kinase At4g26540: MPPNIYRLSFFFSSLLCFFFIPCFSLDEQGQALLSWKSQLNISDDALSSWNVAATSPCNWVGVKCNRGGEVSEIQVKGMDLQGSPSVTSLLILKSLTSLTLSSLNLTGVIPKEIGDFTELELLDLSDNSLSGDIPVETFRLKKLKTLSLNTNNLEGPIPTEIGNLTDLVELMLFDNKLSGEIPRSIGELKNLQVFRAGGNKNLRGELPWEIGNCENLVMLGLAETSLSGSLPASIGNLKLVQTIAIYTSLLSGPIPDEIGNCTELQNLYLYQNSISGSIPTTIGSLKKLQSLLLWQNNLVGKIPTELGSCPELWLIDFSENLLTGNIPRSFGKLENLQELQLSVNQISGTIPEELMNCTKLTHLEIDNNLITGEIPSLMSNLRSLTMFFAWQNKLTGNIPQSLSQCRELQAIDLSYNTLSGPIPKEIFGLQNLTKLLLLSNDLSGFIPPDVGNCTNLYRLRLNGNRIAGSIPSEIGNLKDLNFVDISENRLVGTIPPAISDCESLEFLDLHSNSLSGSLLGTLPKSLKLIDFSDNALFGPLPPGIGLLTELTKLNLAKNRFSGEIPREISTCQSLQLLNLGENAFSGEIPNELGQIPSLAISLNLSCNEFVGAIPSRFSDLKNLGVLDVSHNRLTGNLNILTDLQNLVSLNVSFNDFSGDLPNTPFFRKLPLSDLASNKGLYISNAISTRSDPTTRNSSVVKLTILILIVFTAVLILLAVYTLVRARIAGKQLLGEEIESWEVTLYQKLDFSVDDIVKNLTSANVIGTGSSGVVYRITIPSGESLAVKKMLSKEESGAFNSEIKTLGSIRHRNIVRLLGWCTNRNLKLLFYDYLPNGSLSSRLHGAGKGGSVDWEARYDVVLGVAHALAYLHHDCLPAIIHGDVKAMNVLLGPHLEPYLADFGLARTVSGYPNTGIDLSKPSNRPPLAGSYGYMAPEHASMQLITESSDVYSYGVVLLEVLTGKHPLDPDLPGGAHLVKWVRDHLAEKKDPSRLLDPRLIGRTDLIMHEMLQTLAVAFLCVSNKANERPLMKDVVAMLTEIREVDVGRSESGKIKSGGGSGGSKEPQQLISNEKIIISHGSSNCSFAFSDDSV, translated from the exons atGCCACCAAATATCTATAGactctcctttttcttctcatccctactctgtttcttcttcatcccctGTTTCTCTCTCGACGAACAAGGACAAGCTCTCTTGTCATGGAAGTCCCAATTGAACATCTCCGACGACGCTCTTTCCTCCTGGAACGTCGCCGCCACATCTCCTTGCAATTGGGTCGGCGTAAAATGCAACCGTGGAGGAGAAGTTTCGGAGATACAAGTCAAAGGCATGGACTTGCAAGGTTCTCCGTCGGTGACGAGTCTCCTCATCCTCAAGTCTCTTACTTCACTCACTTTATCTTCACTTAATCTCACCGGAGTAATCCCAAAGGAGATCGGAGACTTCACCGAGCTCGAGTTACTCGATTTATCGGATAATTCTCTCTCCGGAGACATCCCTGTGGAAACCTTCAGGCTCAAGAAACTCAAGACTCTGTCTCTGAACACAAACAATCTCGAAGGTCCGATTCCGACGGAGATTGGGAATCTCACGGACCTCGTCGAGCTTATGCTTTTCGATAACAAGCTGTCCGGAGAGATCCCGAGGAGTATCGGAGAACTCAAGAATCTACAAGTCTTTCGTGCCGGTGGGAACAAGAATCTAAGAGGTGAGCTTCCTTGGGAGATAGGCAACTGCGAGAATCTTGTAATGCTTGGTCTCGCCGAGACTAGTCTCTCCGGTAGTCTTCCGGCGTCCATTGGAAACTTGAAACTCGTTCAGACAATCGCAATTTATACGTCACTCTTGTCTGGTCCTATCCCGGATGAGATTGGAAACTGTACAGAGCTTCAGAACCTCTACTTGTACCAGAATTCTATTTCCGGATCGATCCCTACGACCATTGGAAGTCTAAAGAAGCTGCAGAGTCTACTCTTATGGCAGAACAATCTCGTTGGGAAGATCCCGACCGAGCTTGGGAGTTGTCCGGAGCTTTGGCTGATCGATTTTTCCGAAAATCTCCTCACCGGGAACATACCAAGAAGCTTTGGGAAACTTGAGAATCTACAAGAGCTTCAGCTGAGCGTAAACCAGATCTCAGGAACAATCCCTGAAGAGCTAATGAATTGCACCAAGCTTACGCATTTAGAGATCGACAATAACCTAATCACCGGAGAGATCCCGTCGTTGATGAGTAACCTAAGAAGCTTAACCATGTTCTTCGCGTGGCAGAACAAGTTAACCGGAAACATCCCACAAAGTCTCTCCCAGTGTCGTGAGCTTCAAGCTATCGATCTCTCTTACAACACTCTCTCTGGTCCCATCCCAAAAGAGATCTTCGGGTTACAAAACCTTacgaagcttcttcttctctccaacgACTTGTCTGGTTTCATACCGCCTGATGTCGGAAACTGTACGAATCTTTACCGGTTGAGACTCAACGGAAACAGAATTGCCGGAAGTATCCCGTCGGAAATCGGGAACTTGAAAGATCTCAACTTTGTTGACATAAGCGAGAACCGTCTCGTCGGAACAATTCCTCCGGCGATCTCTGATTGTGAAAGCCTAGAGTTTCTTGATCTACACTCAAACAGTCTCTCCGGTTCATTGCTCGGTACGCTTCCTAAAAGCTTGAAGTTAATAGATTTCTCCGATAATGCTCTGTTTGGTCCTCTGCCTCCGGGAATAGGGTTGTTAACAGAGCTTACGAAGCTCAACCTCGCCAAGAATCGATTCTCCGGCGAAATCCCTAGAGAAATCTCCACCTGTCAGAGTCTACAGCTTCTCAACCTCGGCGAAAACGCATTCTCCGGTGAAATACCAAACGAATTAGGTCAAATCCCGTCTCTAGCAATCTCTCTTAATCTCAGCTGCAATGAGTTCGTCGGAGCAATACCGTCGAGATTCTCCGACTTGAAAAACCTAGGAGTGCTCGACGTCTCTCACAACAGACTCACCGGAAACCTAAACATCTTAACGGATTTACAGAACCTCGTCTCTCTCAACGTCTCCTTCAACGATTTCTCCGGTGACTTACCCAACACTCCTTTTTTCCGGAAGCTCCCACTCTCTGATCTCGCTTCAAACAAAGGGCTTTACATCTCTAACGCAATCTCGACCCGATCCGACCCGACGACCCGGAACAGCTCCGTTGTCAAGTTAACGATTTTGATCCTCATCGTTTTCACCGCCGTACTTATTCTCCTGGCGGTTTACACTCTAGTCCGGGCACGAATCGCCGGAAAACAACTCCTCGGCGAAGAGATAGAGTCGTGGGAAGTGACCCTTTACCAAAAACTCGATTTTTCAGTCGACGACATCGTTAAGAATCTGACGTCGGCGAACGTAATCGGAACCGGAAGCTCCGGCGTAGTTTACCGTATTACGATTCCCTCCGGCGAGTCTCTTGCGGTGAAGAAAATGTTGTCGAAGGAAGAGAGCGGTGCGTTTAACTCCGAGATTAAAACTCTTGGTTCGATTCGTCATAGAAACATAGTTCGTCTTCTTGGTTGGTGCACGAATCGGAATCTGAAACTCTTGTTCTACGATTATCTCCCTAACGGTAGCCTGAGCTCTCGGCTTCACGGCGCCGGAAAAGGAGGAAGTGTTGATTGGGAGGCTCGATACGACGTCGTGCTTGGTGTGGCTCATGCACTTGCTTATCTCCATCACGATTGTCTCCCCGCAATTATACATGGTGACGTTAAAGCTATGAATGTTTTATTGGGTCCTCACTTGGAACCCTACTTAGCTGATTTCGGTTTAGCTAGAACCGTCTCCGGTTATCCAAATACCGGAATTGATTTATCAAAACCCTCCAACCGGCCTCCGTTGGCTGGCTCCTATGGTTACATGGCTCCGG AACATGCTTCGATGCAACTTATAACCGAGAGCAGCGATGTTTATAGCTACGGAGTGGTATTGTTAGAGGTTTTAACTGGAAAGCATCCGTTAGATCCGGATCTACCAGGTGGTGCACACTTGGTTAAGTGGGTGAGAGATCACTTGGCTGAGAAAAAAGATCCTAGCAGGCTTCTTGACCCGAGACTCATTGGACGGACTGACCTGATAATGCATGAGATGCTTCAAACTCTTGCGGTCGCGTTCCTGTGTGTGAGCAACAAGGCGAACGAACGGCCTTTGATGAAAGATGTCGTGGCAATGCTCACAGAGATAAGGGAGGTTGATGTTGGGCGATCAGAGAGCGGTAAGATCAAAAGTGGTGGTGGCAGTGGGGGAAGCAAAGAACCTCAACAATTGATATCAAATGAGAAAATCATCATTTCTCATGGTTCATCTAACTGTTCATTTGCGTTTTCTGATGACTccgtttga
- the LOC104730748 gene encoding glutathione S-transferase T2-like, with product MAYELYKNDKGKPFLLGHCWRELKHDQKWITEECSHKRTKLASDGAGASSPGECNDGAEMRPPGVKASKKKGKKPAVTIDVEDGSVGKLDKIIAMKEQEQAAKERHGKMRLLDSLLNKTELTSAEQLLRDKLVDQMLTNT from the coding sequence ATGGCGTATGAGCTTTACAAGAACGACAAGGGCAAGCCATTTCTGCTAGGACATTGCTGGAGGGAACTGAAgcatgatcagaaatggatcaCGGAGGAGTGTAGCCATAAGCGGACTAAACTCGCTTCAGATGGAGCAGGAGCATCCTCACCCGGAGAGTGCAATGATGGAGCTGAGATGAGGCCTCCGGGGGTTAAAGCTTCtaagaaaaaagggaagaaaccgGCTGTGACTATTGATGTAGAGGATGGTTCTGTTGGTAAGCTAGACAAGATCATTGCAatgaaagaacaagaacaagcgGCTAAAGAGAGACACGGCAAAATGAGACTGCTAGACAGCCTCCTTAACAAGACTGAACTAACAAGTGCCGAACAACTTCTTAGGGACAAACTCGTTGACCAAATGTTGACAAACACTTAG